One genomic segment of Cellulophaga sp. HaHaR_3_176 includes these proteins:
- a CDS encoding YcxB family protein: MKNSYADRVGEKETMEFTSEHIITKENDGERKTKISEIEKINETQNNFFIKLTNGTSFIISKKGIDNWELIKTKWEELKIPLFENLSWEWK; the protein is encoded by the coding sequence GTGAAAAACAGTTACGCTGACAGGGTCGGAGAAAAAGAAACTATGGAGTTTACTTCTGAACATATAATTACCAAAGAGAATGACGGAGAAAGGAAAACTAAAATATCTGAAATTGAAAAAATTAATGAAACTCAAAATAATTTTTTTATTAAACTTACAAATGGCACTTCATTTATTATTTCAAAAAAAGGAATCGATAACTGGGAATTAATTAAGACGAAATGGGAAGAATTGAAAATCCCCTTGTTCGAAAATTTATCATGGGAATGGAAATAA